A genomic segment from Nitrospira sp. encodes:
- a CDS encoding Mobile element protein, producing MREKSRHEAVESSEVCYDTLEQWARGQIQDQLQRILEEEVTTFLGRQRHERRERVSPLDPPKGSRNGYGNPRHVSMSCGTVTVWRPRVRDLEERFKSKVLPLFTRRTREVGEVLPELYLHGLSSGDFELALRGLLGEGAPLSASSIQRLKARFELEYEAWKTRDVSALEVVYWWADGLYVKAGIEDRKAALLTIVGALASGKKIVLACESGERESKESWLKVLRSLRERGLKFPQLTVADGHLGIWAALGELHPTGKEQRCWNHKITNVLDAVPKKEQQKAAELLKAMPYAETQAECEQLRDKFVRTYNKTDQKAVETLVRDWDRMVTFYSFPKEHWIHLRTTNIVESPFAAVRLRTDASRRYKRVESAKAIIWKMLTVAEKTWRRLNATELLPLVASGGKFTDGVRKQSGQVRSEASRQPKNIAA from the coding sequence ATGCGTGAGAAGAGCAGACACGAGGCGGTCGAGTCAAGCGAGGTGTGTTACGACACGCTGGAGCAGTGGGCCAGAGGGCAGATTCAGGACCAGCTCCAGCGCATCCTGGAGGAAGAGGTGACCACGTTCCTGGGCCGCCAACGGCATGAGCGGCGGGAACGGGTGTCCCCGCTGGACCCGCCTAAGGGCAGTCGGAACGGCTACGGAAACCCTCGCCATGTTTCGATGAGCTGCGGGACGGTGACGGTGTGGCGCCCCAGAGTTCGGGACCTGGAGGAGCGCTTCAAGAGCAAGGTGCTGCCGCTGTTTACGCGCCGCACCCGGGAAGTCGGTGAGGTGCTGCCGGAGCTATATCTGCACGGGCTCTCAAGCGGGGATTTCGAACTCGCTCTGAGGGGGCTGCTCGGTGAGGGGGCACCGCTGTCGGCCAGTTCCATCCAGCGACTCAAGGCCCGATTCGAACTGGAATACGAGGCCTGGAAGACGCGGGATGTGTCGGCCCTGGAGGTCGTCTACTGGTGGGCTGATGGTCTGTATGTGAAGGCCGGGATCGAAGACCGAAAGGCGGCGCTGCTGACGATCGTGGGAGCGCTCGCTAGCGGCAAAAAGATCGTGCTGGCCTGCGAGAGCGGCGAGCGGGAGAGCAAGGAGTCGTGGCTGAAGGTCCTGCGCAGTCTGCGGGAGCGTGGACTGAAGTTTCCGCAGCTCACGGTCGCTGACGGACACCTTGGCATCTGGGCCGCTCTCGGGGAACTCCATCCCACCGGTAAGGAGCAGCGGTGCTGGAATCACAAGATCACCAATGTCTTGGACGCGGTGCCCAAGAAAGAGCAGCAGAAGGCGGCCGAGCTGCTCAAGGCGATGCCCTATGCCGAGACCCAGGCCGAGTGCGAGCAGCTGCGCGACAAATTCGTCCGCACGTACAACAAGACGGACCAGAAGGCCGTGGAGACGCTCGTGCGGGACTGGGACCGGATGGTCACGTTCTATTCCTTCCCGAAAGAGCACTGGATTCACCTCAGAACAACGAACATCGTGGAGTCACCCTTCGCGGCCGTGCGGCTTCGGACGGACGCCTCACGCCGCTACAAACGGGTCGAGAGCGCCAAGGCAATCATCTGGAAGATGCTCACCGTCGCCGAGAAGACGTGGAGAAGGCTCAATGCGACGGAGCTGCTGCCCCTGGTGGCCTCTGGAGGCAAGTTTACGGACGGGGTGCGGAAGCAATCAGGACAGGTGAGGAGCGAAGCGAGCCGTCAGCCGAAAAACATCGCCGCCTGA